The proteins below come from a single Necator americanus strain Aroian chromosome V, whole genome shotgun sequence genomic window:
- a CDS encoding hypothetical protein (NECATOR_CHRV.G18635.T1), translated as MAISHSSSAPAYALHQPYDVGLLVSDVQSTDAFISDKRTTIDLSPGIFCCASADFKRDTNLCNAAQKQAPLRKIAPRHVMVERPDELYMHGSPLKQVVTKYFLSCTAALVAETVTYPLDITKTRLQIARNQHTKGGMFQVTYDIIRKEGALSLWKGIGPAITRHYIYTGIRMGGYETLRGLVFDETREKTFPVWKSMLCGATAGLVAQFAASPTDLVKVQMQMEGLRKLQNLSLRYSGAWDCFFSLYRTQGFSVLWLGWIPNCQRAALLNMADIATYDFVKHKLLRDFNFLDNWVTHAVSSACAGLSAAIVSLPSDVVKTRMMDQIRHELDAKLVHTKNTHLQLYKGCIDCFVKIVRHEGFLSLYRGFLPSYIRMAPWSLTFWVSYEEIRKFVGAPSF; from the exons ATGGCCATATCACACTCGTCGAGTGCGCCTGCCTACGCACTGCACCAGCCCTACGATGTCGGGTTATTAGTGTCCGATGTACAGAGTACTGACGCGTTCATATCAGACAAAAGAACAACCATTGACCTATCGCCGGGTATATTTTGCTGTGCTTCCGCCGACTTCAAACGAGATACAAATTTGTGCAATGCCGCGCAGAAACAAGCTCCGTTACGTAAAATCGCACCAAGACAT GTTATGGTTGAAAGGCCAGATGAGCTATACATGCATGGCTCTCCTTTGAAACAGGTTGTGACCAAATACTTTTTGTCATGTACTGCTGCTTTGGTAGCAGAAACTGTGACATATCCACTAGACATCACCAAAACAAGGCTTCAAATTGCTAGGAATCAGCATACTAAAGGAG GAATGTTCCAAGTTACTTATGATATTATTCGGAAAGAGGGAGCCTTAAGCCTTTGGAAAGGTATTGGTCCAGCCATCACTCGTCACTATATTTACACGGGAATAAGAATGGGTGGATATGAAACACTAAGAGGACTGGTGTTTGACGAAACG CGAGAGAAAACGTTTCCTGTGTGGAAGTCGATGCTATGCGGGGCTACAGCTGGTCTTGTGGCCCAGTTCGCTGCCAGTCCCACGGATTTGGTAAAG GTACAAATGCAAATGGAGGGACTGCGCAAGTTGCAGAATCTTTCACTGCGGTACAGCGGAGCTTGGGAttgtttcttctctctttacaGGACGCAAG GCTTTTCCGTTCTCTGGCTTGGATGGATTCCGAACTGTCAACGCGCTGCGCTTCTAAACATGGCAGACATCGCTACTTACGACTTTGTCAAGCATAAATTGCTTAGGGATTTCAATTTTCTA GATAACTGGGTGACTCACGCTGTTTCTAGTGCTTGTGCAGGATTATCAGCTGCTATAGTATCGCTGCCATCTGATGTTGTCAAAACGAGAATGATGGATCAGATAAGGCATGAACTGGATGCAAAGTT GGTTCATACTAAAAATACTCACCTCCAGCTATACAAAGGCTGCATTGATTGCTTCGTGAAAATAGTTCGTCACGAAGGATTCTTGTCGCTTTACAGAGGATTTCTTCCAAGCTACATCAGAATGGCACCTTGGTCGCTCACGTTTTGGGTCTCTTATGAGGAAATTCGGAAGTTTGTGGGAGCTCCTAGCTTCTAA
- a CDS encoding hypothetical protein (NECATOR_CHRV.G18635.T2) has protein sequence MVERPDELYMHGSPLKQVVTKYFLSCTAALVAETVTYPLDITKTRLQIARNQHTKGGMFQVTYDIIRKEGALSLWKGIGPAITRHYIYTGIRMGGYETLRGLVFDETREKTFPVWKSMLCGATAGLVAQFAASPTDLVKVQMQMEGLRKLQNLSLRYSGAWDCFFSLYRTQG, from the exons ATGGTTGAAAGGCCAGATGAGCTATACATGCATGGCTCTCCTTTGAAACAGGTTGTGACCAAATACTTTTTGTCATGTACTGCTGCTTTGGTAGCAGAAACTGTGACATATCCACTAGACATCACCAAAACAAGGCTTCAAATTGCTAGGAATCAGCATACTAAAGGAG GAATGTTCCAAGTTACTTATGATATTATTCGGAAAGAGGGAGCCTTAAGCCTTTGGAAAGGTATTGGTCCAGCCATCACTCGTCACTATATTTACACGGGAATAAGAATGGGTGGATATGAAACACTAAGAGGACTGGTGTTTGACGAAACG CGAGAGAAAACGTTTCCTGTGTGGAAGTCGATGCTATGCGGGGCTACAGCTGGTCTTGTGGCCCAGTTCGCTGCCAGTCCCACGGATTTGGTAAAG GTACAAATGCAAATGGAGGGACTGCGCAAGTTGCAGAATCTTTCACTGCGGTACAGCGGAGCTTGGGAttgtttcttctctctttacaGGACGCAAG GATAA
- a CDS encoding hypothetical protein (NECATOR_CHRV.G18635.T3), whose product MVERPDELYMHGSPLKQVVTKYFLSCTAALVAETVTYPLDITKTRLQIARNQHTKGGMFQVTYDIIRKEGALSLWKGIGPAITRHYIYTGIRMGGYETLRGLVFDETREKTFPVWKSMLCGATAGLVAQFAASPTDLVKVQMQMEGLRKLQNLSLRYSGAWDCFFSLYRTQGFSVLWLGWIPNCQRAALLNMADIATYDFVKHKLLRDFNFLDNWVTHAVSSACAGLSAAIVSLPSDVVKTRMMDQIRHELDAKLVHTKNTHLQLYKGCIDCFVKIVRHEGFLSLYRGFLPSYIRMAPWSLTFWVSYEEIRKFVGAPSF is encoded by the exons ATGGTTGAAAGGCCAGATGAGCTATACATGCATGGCTCTCCTTTGAAACAGGTTGTGACCAAATACTTTTTGTCATGTACTGCTGCTTTGGTAGCAGAAACTGTGACATATCCACTAGACATCACCAAAACAAGGCTTCAAATTGCTAGGAATCAGCATACTAAAGGAG GAATGTTCCAAGTTACTTATGATATTATTCGGAAAGAGGGAGCCTTAAGCCTTTGGAAAGGTATTGGTCCAGCCATCACTCGTCACTATATTTACACGGGAATAAGAATGGGTGGATATGAAACACTAAGAGGACTGGTGTTTGACGAAACG CGAGAGAAAACGTTTCCTGTGTGGAAGTCGATGCTATGCGGGGCTACAGCTGGTCTTGTGGCCCAGTTCGCTGCCAGTCCCACGGATTTGGTAAAG GTACAAATGCAAATGGAGGGACTGCGCAAGTTGCAGAATCTTTCACTGCGGTACAGCGGAGCTTGGGAttgtttcttctctctttacaGGACGCAAG GCTTTTCCGTTCTCTGGCTTGGATGGATTCCGAACTGTCAACGCGCTGCGCTTCTAAACATGGCAGACATCGCTACTTACGACTTTGTCAAGCATAAATTGCTTAGGGATTTCAATTTTCTA GATAACTGGGTGACTCACGCTGTTTCTAGTGCTTGTGCAGGATTATCAGCTGCTATAGTATCGCTGCCATCTGATGTTGTCAAAACGAGAATGATGGATCAGATAAGGCATGAACTGGATGCAAAGTT GGTTCATACTAAAAATACTCACCTCCAGCTATACAAAGGCTGCATTGATTGCTTCGTGAAAATAGTTCGTCACGAAGGATTCTTGTCGCTTTACAGAGGATTTCTTCCAAGCTACATCAGAATGGCACCTTGGTCGCTCACGTTTTGGGTCTCTTATGAGGAAATTCGGAAGTTTGTGGGAGCTCCTAGCTTCTAA